A window of Pseudodesulfovibrio hydrargyri contains these coding sequences:
- a CDS encoding linear amide C-N hydrolase, producing MLIILFALLLVAAPAMACTDFVVKAGDGTIVGGRSMDFGIDDQAKVTVYPRGKQWSSEAPGKKQGMRWRQHNGFVAFSVLGLEASTDGMNEKGLAAKVLWLPSVGYQAVPKGSEAKALEVTLVPDWILGTFETVAEVKKALPGVFVWGKELAGLGGIPVLHLAVHDAQGNSMVAEWIDGKLNVYDNPLGVMTNEPPLPGHWANMRNYVNLSNRIHPALELNGVTFKGTGNGSGLFGLPGDCTPPSRFVRAAVLGNFAYQPKNAEEAVVFARHLLNQVDVMKGVSRDKTPQGEVADYTQWTAIEDLTNRVLYFADYGDQTLRAIDLKKLDFTRSDYAPIPVSMPSGNAVKDVTPR from the coding sequence ATGCTTATCATATTGTTTGCCCTGTTGCTGGTGGCCGCGCCCGCCATGGCCTGCACGGATTTCGTGGTCAAGGCCGGGGACGGGACCATCGTGGGCGGGCGGTCCATGGACTTCGGCATCGACGACCAGGCCAAGGTGACCGTCTACCCCCGGGGGAAACAGTGGTCTTCGGAAGCGCCCGGCAAGAAGCAGGGGATGCGCTGGCGGCAGCACAACGGGTTTGTGGCCTTTTCCGTCCTGGGCCTTGAGGCGTCCACCGACGGCATGAACGAGAAAGGATTGGCCGCCAAGGTGCTGTGGCTCCCGTCGGTCGGCTACCAGGCCGTGCCCAAGGGGAGCGAGGCCAAGGCCCTGGAGGTGACCCTGGTGCCCGACTGGATTCTCGGCACCTTCGAGACCGTGGCCGAGGTCAAGAAGGCGTTGCCCGGCGTGTTCGTCTGGGGCAAGGAACTGGCCGGGCTGGGCGGCATCCCGGTGCTGCATCTGGCCGTGCACGACGCGCAGGGCAACAGCATGGTGGCCGAGTGGATCGACGGCAAGCTGAACGTCTACGACAACCCGCTGGGCGTGATGACCAACGAGCCGCCCCTGCCGGGCCATTGGGCCAACATGCGCAACTATGTCAACCTTTCCAACAGGATACATCCAGCGCTTGAGCTGAATGGCGTGACCTTCAAGGGCACGGGCAACGGCTCGGGCCTGTTCGGCCTGCCCGGCGACTGCACGCCCCCGTCCCGGTTCGTGCGCGCCGCCGTGCTCGGCAATTTCGCCTACCAGCCGAAAAACGCCGAAGAAGCCGTGGTCTTCGCCCGGCACCTGCTCAACCAGGTGGACGTCATGAAGGGCGTCAGCCGGGACAAGACCCCTCAGGGCGAAGTGGCCGACTACACCCAGTGGACGGCCATCGAGGACCTGACCAACCGGGTGCTCTACTTCGCCGACTACGGCGACCAGACCCTGCGGGCCATCGACCTCAAGAAGCTCGACTTCACCCGCTCGGACTACGCGCCCATCCCGGTGTCCATGCCGTCGGGCAACGCCGTCAAGGACGTGACCCCGCGCTAG
- a CDS encoding tetratricopeptide repeat protein, with product MNDDFFALHLDNGEESLAGPSGRVFMAGGLVRCVFSAATPVKMGMGANSRTHESLTFRFVEQTGKDDFVSRLLGDRHLPIGEAELISLDDLVAEYSPELAYYEEHVIPAMLERGTPEDAPASTIDGRVFNGLFGLGLVYLEQGEPVRAAALFNDLARSGAHFEGRDQFLFNDLGIVLRKCGLFDLAIAFFLRALEYVKDDENLFYNLARAHYENKDWTRSLDYLIQSHKFNPGLTVTNDLLELMVGLEADERLLARYDKPPVPPAVAARARQILAAGSGRLKLDDTLVGRPVEPGRARSGGIGYVQFKRHGSDD from the coding sequence ATGAACGACGATTTCTTTGCCCTGCATCTTGATAACGGAGAGGAGTCCCTGGCCGGGCCGTCCGGCCGGGTCTTCATGGCGGGCGGCCTGGTCCGCTGCGTCTTTTCCGCCGCCACCCCGGTGAAGATGGGCATGGGCGCGAACAGCCGCACCCACGAGAGCCTGACCTTTCGCTTCGTGGAGCAGACCGGCAAGGACGACTTCGTCAGCCGCCTGCTCGGCGACCGCCACCTACCCATCGGCGAGGCCGAACTGATCTCCCTGGACGACCTGGTCGCGGAGTACTCGCCCGAACTGGCCTACTATGAGGAGCACGTCATTCCGGCCATGCTCGAGCGCGGCACCCCGGAGGACGCCCCGGCCTCGACCATCGACGGCCGCGTGTTCAACGGCCTGTTCGGCCTGGGACTGGTCTACCTGGAGCAGGGCGAGCCCGTCCGGGCCGCCGCCCTGTTCAACGACCTCGCCCGCAGCGGGGCCCACTTCGAGGGCCGTGACCAGTTCCTGTTCAACGACCTGGGAATCGTCCTGCGCAAATGCGGCCTGTTCGACCTGGCCATCGCCTTCTTCCTGCGCGCCCTGGAATACGTTAAGGACGACGAGAACCTCTTCTACAACCTGGCCCGCGCCCACTACGAGAACAAGGACTGGACCCGCTCCCTGGACTACCTGATCCAGTCCCACAAGTTCAATCCCGGCCTGACCGTGACCAACGACCTGCTTGAACTCATGGTCGGCCTGGAGGCGGACGAGCGGCTGCTGGCCCGCTACGACAAGCCGCCCGTGCCGCCCGCCGTGGCCGCCCGCGCCCGGCAGATCCTGGCCGCCGGGTCCGGCAGGCTCAAGCTCGACGACACCCTCGTCGGCCGCCCCGTGGAACCCGGCCGCGCCCGGTCCGGCGGCATCGGCTACGTGCAGTTCAAACGCCATGGGAGCGACGATTAG
- a CDS encoding FmdB family zinc ribbon protein, whose translation MPIFEYKCNACGNEFEELVFDRDECPPCPKCQSGKTGKLMSAVRSKVGGFSPDAGGDSSPAPSAPSSGCAGCSGGNCSSCG comes from the coding sequence ATGCCCATTTTCGAATACAAGTGCAATGCATGCGGCAACGAATTCGAGGAACTCGTCTTCGACCGCGACGAATGCCCCCCCTGCCCCAAATGCCAGTCCGGGAAGACCGGCAAGCTCATGAGCGCGGTCCGCTCCAAGGTCGGCGGCTTCTCGCCCGACGCGGGCGGCGATTCGAGCCCGGCGCCCAGCGCGCCCTCGTCCGGCTGCGCGGGCTGTTCCGGCGGCAACTGCTCCAGCTGCGGCTAA
- the hemC gene encoding hydroxymethylbilane synthase, with amino-acid sequence MNKLTIATRGSALALWQANHIKDLLEAEHPGLTVDLLKIKTKGDKILDVPLAKVGGKGLFVKEIEEALLDGRAQLAVHSMKDVPTELPDGLEVGIIPEREASTDTLCSVKYAGLEELPQGALVGTSSLRRQSQLKALRPDLRIESLRGNVGTRVQKLLDGEFDAIVLATAGLKRLGMEAPHMEILGPPDFLPAVAQGALGIEFHSENREVRDLLAFLDHEHTRHQVLAERGFLTGLDGGCQVPIAAWSEIDGEHLRLTGFVADVDGSKPIRRMVEGSVEHAWDLGMILAGQVLEAGGKAILDAVYARETK; translated from the coding sequence ATGAACAAGCTCACCATCGCCACCCGAGGCTCGGCCCTGGCCCTGTGGCAGGCCAACCATATCAAGGACCTGCTCGAGGCCGAACACCCCGGCCTGACCGTGGACCTGCTCAAGATCAAGACCAAGGGCGACAAGATCCTGGACGTGCCGCTGGCCAAGGTCGGCGGCAAGGGGCTGTTCGTCAAGGAAATCGAGGAGGCGCTGCTGGACGGCCGCGCCCAGTTGGCGGTCCACTCCATGAAGGACGTGCCCACCGAGCTGCCCGACGGCCTGGAGGTCGGCATCATCCCGGAGCGCGAGGCGTCCACCGACACCCTGTGCTCGGTCAAATACGCCGGGCTCGAGGAACTGCCCCAGGGCGCGCTGGTCGGAACCTCTTCCCTGCGCCGCCAGTCCCAGCTCAAGGCGCTGCGGCCGGACCTGCGCATCGAGTCCCTGCGCGGCAACGTCGGCACCCGGGTGCAGAAGCTGCTCGACGGCGAGTTCGACGCCATCGTCCTGGCCACCGCCGGATTGAAGCGGCTGGGCATGGAGGCCCCGCACATGGAAATCCTCGGCCCCCCGGACTTCCTGCCCGCCGTGGCCCAGGGCGCGCTGGGCATCGAATTCCACTCCGAGAACCGGGAAGTGCGCGACCTGCTCGCCTTCCTGGACCACGAGCACACCCGGCACCAGGTCCTGGCCGAACGCGGCTTCCTGACCGGGCTGGACGGCGGCTGCCAGGTGCCTATCGCGGCCTGGTCCGAGATCGACGGCGAGCACCTCCGCCTGACCGGCTTCGTGGCCGACGTGGACGGGTCCAAGCCCATCCGTCGCATGGTCGAGGGCAGCGTCGAGCACGCCTGGGACCTGGGCATGATCCTGGCCGGACAGGTCCTGGAAGCGGGCGGCAAGGCCATCCTCGACGCGGTCTACGCCCGGGAAACCAAGTAG